A region of the Paenibacillus sp. J23TS9 genome:
AAAGGAACTCCGTATTGATCTTCCGAAATTGTTTCGGGATCAATGCGAGAGTTCCATTTTATTTTTAATCGTATACACACATTTCTTATCACCCTTAGCCAGGCATTCCGTTCGGCCCACTTCGGCTCCGAGAAGAGATTCGAACATCTTCATCTCACAGGTGCAGGCATGATTGTATTTTTTGGCGATCTGGGAGATTGGGCAGTTGTATTCCATCAAAGTGTATTCATGCTCACTGTTTTTCTCAAGTTCAACCATATACCCGTTCTCATTCTGAATTTCAGCCAAAGCCTCGACTTTCTCGGCAAAAGATTTCCCGTGCATCTTCTCTGCATGATTCTTCTGGAGAGATTCGCCGCGGCGGTCGAATAAGCGGTCAACCATATCTGATCCGGCATCCAATTCAAGCTCACCTAGCAGATCCAAAGTTAATGCATGATACTTGTTCGGAAAAAAGGTTTCGGCCTGTTCCGTCAAATGGTATATCGCAGTGGGGCGTCCCATTGGTTGGCGAATCGTTTTCGATTCAATTAAGCCATCCTTCTCCAGGGTATTGATGTGCCTGCGCACAGCCATGC
Encoded here:
- a CDS encoding metalloregulator ArsR/SmtB family transcription factor, producing the protein MDQQLDISTRDKILQLLKTKGELSAKEITEFIGITSMAVRRHINTLEKDGLIESKTIRQPMGRPTAIYHLTEQAETFFPNKYHALTLDLLGELELDAGSDMVDRLFDRRGESLQKNHAEKMHGKSFAEKVEALAEIQNENGYMVELEKNSEHEYTLMEYNCPISQIAKKYNHACTCEMKMFESLLGAEVGRTECLAKGDKKCVYTIKNKMELSH